The DNA sequence TCTCAAATGGAGCCCTCGATAGACTCGATTCACGAACAGCTCGGTCCAGGTCGCCCAGGGGAGCGCGAGCTGGGGGAACTGTCGGCTGACGAGCTCGTAGACGAACGGATAGGTCCAGTCCTCGACGGCTTCGACGGGAACGAGAATCATCGTGCCCTGCCTTTTGGAGCGCAGGAGCCAGTGGTCCGGTATTCCCTCGTCCGGGGCGGCGCCGAAGCGGTCGACGTACCAGCCTTTTCCCGGAACGTTTTCCCGACCTCGGCGAAAGCTCGAATCTCGGCGCGCCAGGAGATGACCGCGACCTTCGTCGGTCTTGCTCAACATCAAGTAGGTATCGGGGAAAGCGCCGGGGACCAGGTACAGATTCGAGACGCGAGCGGTCTCGGATCGAGGTTCCCGGGTGACGGCAACGCCGATCGCGACCAGAAGGGCGAGCCAGAAGACAGACGCTCCCCTCGACGTGAGTGATGCCAACGTGGCGTGCAATGGGCGGGCTCGATCGCCCGAAGCGGGTTCCGATGGTAGATTCGAATTGCGCGCCAAGGGTCGCCTGCTTCCTACGACGCTCGACAGGCTCCCTGCCGTGTAACAAGTGCCGGCAAGGGGCACCCGCACGGATACAGCGGGAGTTCAATCGGGCTCGCGACGCAAAATCGTTGGGGAGTTCAAATAATTTTACTGTGTGGAATACGGAACGGTCAAGCCATCCTTCGGTGCACATCGGACGGTATACTGAAAGCCGGGGGGCCGGGGTCGACCACTCTCACGCGAGGAGACGCAAGCCTTTGAGTACGCTGGTTAAGTTCTTTCTGTTCGTGACCCTACCACTGGGGATGGCATGGCTCCCGGCGACTTCGCCGCCGGGCGCCCGCTCGACCGGCTTGGGATCCTCCATCGTTTCGACCCGAATGAATCAGACGCCCGTTGTGTCCGCGGGTCCCGACTCGGCTCTGACGCTTCCGGAAACCGCGAGCCTGACCGGGGTGGTCTCGGATGACGGAGAACCGCTTCCGGTCGAGGTCTCCTGGAGTCTTCTGAGTGGACCAGCGGATGTCGCTTTCGCGGATCCCGGCTTGGCCCGTACGACCGCCACGTTCTCGATGCCGGGAACCTATATTCTCGAGCTCACCGCGACCGACAGCGAGCATGTCTCTTCGGATCCGACGACGTTCGTCGTTCATGCTCCCGAGCTTGGCCCGATCGTCCGCGTTCCACAAGACCGCGCGACGATTCAAGATGCCATCGACGCCGCGAAAGACGGCGACACGGTCCTCGTATCCCCCGGCAGGTACGACGAGACCCTCGTTCTGGCCGGCAAGACGATCACTCTGGCCTCGCAATTCCTCACCACGGGGGATTCGTCGCTCATCGAGCGGACGATTTTGGATGGCGGCGGCTCCACGGTCATCGAGGTCAGGGATTCGGTAGGCCCCGCAACCCGGATCATCGGCTTCACCATCCGAAATGGAGACGACGGTATCAGCGCCAGGGCAAGACTGCGGATTGAGAACAACCGCTTCGTGGGTAACAAGGATGCGATCGATTACGAGAGGGGTGGGGGCGTGTGTCGCGGCAATCTCTTCGAGAGTAACAGCGATGACGGCATCGATCTCGACGGGCCGACGGCAGCCATCATCGAGCACAACATCATTCGGGGCAACCGCGACGATGGAATCGAGATTCGGCTCCATCCCTACGAAGGGCCTACTCTGGATATCAAAATCCGCCACAACGTCATCTCCGGCAACGGAGAGGACGGAATCCAGATCATCGACTATCCCGACCGTTCCGATCGCGTTCTCGTAATCGAGCGCAACCACATCGAGGCGAATGCCATGGCCGGCCTCGGATTGATGGACAACGGTCGCACCAAGGAGGATTACCGCGCTGCCAGCGTGGTGGAATCGATCCTTCTCGTCCACAATACGTTCCTCGACAACGATCACGGCGTCACCGGGGGGGACAATCTCGTCGCCCTCAACAACCTCTTCGCCGGCTCGGCGCGAATCGCCCTCAAGGGGGCCGACGGAGCTTCGATTGCCGCCCACAACCTGTTCTGGAACAACGGCACCGACGTCCATCAGAGCCACGTCGTCGAAAAGACCAATGTGTTCTCCGATCCGATGCTCGACGCTCGGGGTCGGCCTCGAAACGGGAGCCCGGCGATCGACGCCGGAGCGGTGTCGTTCGAACGCAGCGGCGCGAGATTGCTCCAAGCGAACGAGGGGGCCTTCTCCGGCACCGGCCCCGACCTCGGCGCGGTCGAGACGAACTTCACCGCCGGCGCTCCGTCCCGGCGTTAACCGCGACGACAACCCAAGAGGCGCACCTTTGATTCGCTGCCGGACAATGCGATATACTTTGACGTCCGCCCCCCAAAACCAAGTCGGTTCAGTGAATGAAATGGCCTTGCGCGGTCGAGCGCATTTCCCCGATCTCGGATGCGGACCCGGCGGCACCGGGGGTCGTATCGATGGGGACAGGATGAGCCCGTTACTAGCTCACGCGAGACCCGCAGTCTCCGGCTAGGCCGCGGCCGCGCTCACGAGGAGGAAGCCGATGCAGCCCAGTGCGCCGCTGACGTTTCAGGATTTCCTTGCGACGACGAGTGTCCAGATACCCGTATTCTCGTTCGTGACCAACCTGCTCATCGCCGCCGCCTTGTCGTTTCTGCTGGGCCGAATCTATGTGAAGTACGCCGACACCCTCGCCAACCGAAACGCCTTTGCACGCAACTTCATGTTGATCACGATGACCACGATGCTCATCATCTCCATCGTGAAGTCGTCTCTCGCCCTGTCGCTGGGTCTGGTCGGGGCGCTCTCCATCGTACGGTTCCGGGCCGCCATCAAGGACCCGGAAGAGCTCGCCTACCTTTTCCTTGCGATCGGTATCGGGCTCGGCCTGGGCGCCGATCAGACGACGATTACCCTCGTGGCCGTCGCCCTGATTTCCGCGATCTTGATTCTCCGCAAGAGCGTGGCACGACGGGCTCGCCCCGGTCAGAACGTCCAGTTGACGGTCCACAGCCACAACCCTCAGAAAGTCGAGCTGAAGCAAGTCATCGACACGCTGACGCGTTACTGCTCCGCGGTCAACCTCAAGCGCTTCGACGAGACCAGGGAAGCGCTTCAGGCTTGCTTCTTCGTCGAGTTCGCCGATTACGACCAGCTCAACGAGGCGAAGCAGGCGCTGCAGAGCTTGGGAGACTCGGTCAACGTCAGTTTTCTCGACAACAAAGGAATGGTCTGAAATGGGCGTGCCCATCCGGGCTCGCGAGCGGAATTTCGAGGCGATTCGTGACGAGTGAGGGAACGAACGCGAACGGCTATCGATTCGAGCGTAAGTTCTTCGTCAGAGATCTCTCGAAGGAGGAGGTCGAATCGGTCGTTCGCTTGCATCCGGCATTGTTCTCCGAGATCTTCGAGGAGCGCGACGTCAACAATATCTACTTCGACTCCGTGAGAATGAACAACTATTCCGACAACGTAGAGGGGTCGCGGGACCGAAAGAAGCACCGCATTCGATGGTACGGAGAGCTTCTGGGTCGTGTGGCGAGACCGACTCTGGAGATCAAGATCAAGAAGGGTCTCCTGGGACGCAAAGAGACCTATTCGATGGAAGCGATGGAGGTCGGCCCGAGCGGGAACGAGCTCCTCCTCGACCGGGTCCTTGCCGATCGCAACGTTCCCGAGACGGTCAAGAACGAGATGGCGGGGCTCGAGGCGGTGCTCGTCAACCGCTATCGCCGACGATACTTTCGCTCCGCCGACGCGAGGTATCGAATCACCCTCGATACCGAGTTCCGCTTCTACCGGATGGAGGGACTCTCCACGCCCTGGCTCGCGCCATTGACCGATGAGGCCAATGTCATCCTGGAGTTGAAGTACGAGCCCGAGGACGACGAGACGGTGAGTACCATCACGAATCAGTTTCCCTTCCGCATGACCAAGAGCTCCAAATACGCCGACGGAATCGCGAGGTTGTACGGCTGGTAGGCCTTCTTTGGCCGCGAAAGACTCGCGCACGTGATCGTCGAATTCGTCGGACCGCCGGGTGCGGGCAAGAGTACGCTGCGCGACGCCGCGAGGACCATTTTGCGCGAGCTCGGTGTGTCGGCGATGCTTGCCCGCGAAGCCCGCATCCGCTGCTTCGAGCGCACCCATCCGGGGCGCCTCATCGGGATCGCGAGTCCCTCCGCGAGGCGGGAACGCCTCATGGATGCTGCCGGTCGTCGTTTGCTCAAGTTGTATCGTCTCCCGTTTTGCCTCCACAACCGGGCTCTCACGAGGCACGTCTTTTCCGAGCTCTGGCGACGCCCTCTGTCCACAGGGGACAGGCGCAAGGTTCTGCGGTTCTTTCTTCGCGATGGGGCCTTTCATCACTATTTCGGCGACCATCTCTTGCCGAAGGAGGCCCTCGTCCTTTCCGAGGGTCTCGTCCACCGCGTCACGAGCATTCATGCATCGGCTGGCCAGGAGCCGGATGCCGCCTGGATCGCGAAGTACTCCGCGCTCTTGCCAAGATCCGACCTGGTGATATCGGTTCGCGCGCCGGTGGAGCTGTGCGCGAAGCGTGTCGTCGCGAGAGGTCTCTACCGGCGTTACATCGGTAACGACTTGAATCGTTTCCTTCTCAACTCGGCCAGGACGATTGGCGTAGCCGTCGACACGATCCGCAAGTCCGGCTGGAACGTCATCGAGGTTCGTAACGAAGGCTCGTCGCCGGACGGGATAAGCGCTCTTCGCTCGATATTGGAGCTCCGTTACGGCTCCGCCGGCCGCACCGCCGATCGAATGAAAGCGTAGACGGAGGCGCCGCTAGCCCTGGCAAGAAGGTTTTTTTTGCGAACTCCCCACTTTTTTTCTTCCCCCATGTAGCTAAAACTGGCGAAGTCTGCTACGCTTGCGCCGCCCCCACGAGCGCGCGAGCCGCGTGCATGCTCCATCAGGGGAGGATGGAGCGGCTAAAACGAAGCATCAGCATCTAGCGAAACGTGTCGGTGTGTGCCGATGCGGTCATCAGGGAGGTCGAGATGCATCCGTCCTCACGGTCAATCTCCGGCGTGGTTCTCGCCAGCCTCGTCGGGTTTCTCTACGTGCCGTGTCCGACCGATGCCTCGGAGGCGGCCATCGACCGGCGCAAGACCATGAGCTTCGAGGGAGCGTCGCCGACGTCCGTTCAGCTCGACCGAATCGTCGCATTGCGAGAGTCGTTGGGCGGCTCCCTCGTGGCCGCGTTCGATCCCGCCACCGGAGTGACGCGGAGCTTGATGAATCCGACGGGCAAGCTGACGAAACCGTCATCGGGAGCCCCGCTGGACGTGGCGGTCGATTTTGTTCGAGCCAACTCCGACCTGCTCGGGCTGAGGCCAACGGACCTGAACGAGATCGATATCTGCGACCAGGTCTACTCCCGGATAACGGAAACGACACACATCTACTTGTGCCAGAAGTTCTACGGTATTCGCATCTTCAACGCACAGCTCCAGGTTCACGTCGGCGGGGACGGGGCGATCATTGGAATCAGCAACGCCTTCGTTCCGCGACTCGAGGATCTCTTGAGAACCGATCGAGCGTCGCGAGTCGCCCGAGAGGCGAGGGCCGTGGGGGTCGACGACTTCGGCTCTCTCGCACCGGCGATCGACGCGGTAACCGCCACCTCGGCTGCCGGCCGCCATCTGGGCGCTGGACCACGACGGAGGGCTCGGGTGACGAAGGGCCCCTCTGGCGCGAATCTCGCACAGACGCTTCGTGCCAGCGAGCTCTCGGACGAGCCAGTCGAGGCCAAGCTCCTCTGGCTTCCCATGGGACGCGGGCTCACCCTCGTGTGGAACCTGCGAGTTCATACCAACGACTCGCGACATGTGCACGACCTCAACGTCGACGCGACCGGAGGTCTGGAGCCGGACGACTCGGGTCGAGTGATCACGCGCTTCGATCTCGTTTCAGACTCGCAGTACCAGGTCTATCCCCTGCCGGTCGAGAGCCCGAACCATACGTCTCCTCTCCCTCCCCAGGATGCCCGGATCCTCGTGGTGGGCGGGGCAGACCCCATCGCCTCGCCGCTCGGTTGGCATGACAATGGCGGGCAAACCTTCGCCACGATGCGTGGCAACAACGTCCATGCCTATGACGACGCGAACGACGACAATGCACCGCCGGCGAGCGAGCCGACCTGTCCCGGAGGCAACTGCAGTTTTCCGTTGAGTCTGAGCGCCGACCCAACGACCTACACGAACGCCGCCATCGCCAACGTCTTCTACTGGACGAACCGAATTCACGACGTTCAATATCGGTACGGATTCGACGAGGTCGCAGGAAACTTCCAGGTCAACAATTTCGGACTCGGGGGCGCGGGCAGCGACGACCTTCGTGCCGAAGTGCAGGACGGCGGGGGTCTGAACAACGCCAACTTCTTGACGCTGTCCGACGGAACGAGACCCAGGATGCAGATGTTCCTCTGGAACCAGACCAACCCGAGGAGGGATGGCTCACTGGACGCGGGAATCATCGTACACGAGTACGGCCATGGCATCTCCACCCGTCAGGTAGGAGGTCCCGCGAACGTCCTGTGCCTGTTCAATGATCAGCAGCCCGGCGAAGGCTTGAGCGACTGGTGGGCGCTCGTCTACACCGCGAGGCCAGGTGACACCCCAGAGATGCCGCGCGGCATCGCCACGTATGTGCTTGGCGACCCCGCCGATGGAGACGGGATTCGGACCCAGCGCTATAGCACCGACGATTCGGTAAACGACCACACCTACGAGAGCATCAACGGAATGGCCGTTCCTCACGGAGTCGGTGAGGTTTGGGCACAGGCAGCCTGGGAAGTGTATTGGAGGCTCGTCGAGCAGTACGGCTTCGACCCCGACCTCGCGAACGCGACCGGGGGAGCTGGCAATCAAAGGATGATGCTCTACGTCAACGAGGGCATGAAGTTCACCGCCTGCTCGCCGACGTTCACCGACGTCAGGGACGGCATCATCCAAGCCGCGGTGAACCTTCACGGCGGCGAAGACGTCTGCACGCTGTGGCAGGGTTTCGCCGACTTCGGTCTGGGCGTGGATGCCGTGAGCGGCGGGCCGTCGAGCACGACTCCGACCAACGGCTTCGACATTCCCGCGAATTGCCAGCCCGGTCCCCGAATGCTCGAGCCCGAGCCGTACTCCACTCTTCCGGGGAGCGACGTCACCTTCGCCTGGGAGTCGAACGGCGTCGCGGTCGAGGAGTACGAGCTCTGGGTGGGCACTAGCCCAGGCACCAGCAATCTCTTCGAGAGCGGCTCTCTCGGAACCAGCCTGACGGTCCAGGTCGAGGGCCTTCCCAGGAATGGAAGCACTCTTTACGTGAGAC is a window from the Vicinamibacteria bacterium genome containing:
- a CDS encoding right-handed parallel beta-helix repeat-containing protein, with protein sequence MSTLVKFFLFVTLPLGMAWLPATSPPGARSTGLGSSIVSTRMNQTPVVSAGPDSALTLPETASLTGVVSDDGEPLPVEVSWSLLSGPADVAFADPGLARTTATFSMPGTYILELTATDSEHVSSDPTTFVVHAPELGPIVRVPQDRATIQDAIDAAKDGDTVLVSPGRYDETLVLAGKTITLASQFLTTGDSSLIERTILDGGGSTVIEVRDSVGPATRIIGFTIRNGDDGISARARLRIENNRFVGNKDAIDYERGGGVCRGNLFESNSDDGIDLDGPTAAIIEHNIIRGNRDDGIEIRLHPYEGPTLDIKIRHNVISGNGEDGIQIIDYPDRSDRVLVIERNHIEANAMAGLGLMDNGRTKEDYRAASVVESILLVHNTFLDNDHGVTGGDNLVALNNLFAGSARIALKGADGASIAAHNLFWNNGTDVHQSHVVEKTNVFSDPMLDARGRPRNGSPAIDAGAVSFERSGARLLQANEGAFSGTGPDLGAVETNFTAGAPSRR
- a CDS encoding DUF4956 domain-containing protein, giving the protein MQPSAPLTFQDFLATTSVQIPVFSFVTNLLIAAALSFLLGRIYVKYADTLANRNAFARNFMLITMTTMLIISIVKSSLALSLGLVGALSIVRFRAAIKDPEELAYLFLAIGIGLGLGADQTTITLVAVALISAILILRKSVARRARPGQNVQLTVHSHNPQKVELKQVIDTLTRYCSAVNLKRFDETREALQACFFVEFADYDQLNEAKQALQSLGDSVNVSFLDNKGMV
- a CDS encoding VTC domain-containing protein, with the protein product MTSEGTNANGYRFERKFFVRDLSKEEVESVVRLHPALFSEIFEERDVNNIYFDSVRMNNYSDNVEGSRDRKKHRIRWYGELLGRVARPTLEIKIKKGLLGRKETYSMEAMEVGPSGNELLLDRVLADRNVPETVKNEMAGLEAVLVNRYRRRYFRSADARYRITLDTEFRFYRMEGLSTPWLAPLTDEANVILELKYEPEDDETVSTITNQFPFRMTKSSKYADGIARLYGW
- a CDS encoding extracellular metalloproteinase, producing MHPSSRSISGVVLASLVGFLYVPCPTDASEAAIDRRKTMSFEGASPTSVQLDRIVALRESLGGSLVAAFDPATGVTRSLMNPTGKLTKPSSGAPLDVAVDFVRANSDLLGLRPTDLNEIDICDQVYSRITETTHIYLCQKFYGIRIFNAQLQVHVGGDGAIIGISNAFVPRLEDLLRTDRASRVAREARAVGVDDFGSLAPAIDAVTATSAAGRHLGAGPRRRARVTKGPSGANLAQTLRASELSDEPVEAKLLWLPMGRGLTLVWNLRVHTNDSRHVHDLNVDATGGLEPDDSGRVITRFDLVSDSQYQVYPLPVESPNHTSPLPPQDARILVVGGADPIASPLGWHDNGGQTFATMRGNNVHAYDDANDDNAPPASEPTCPGGNCSFPLSLSADPTTYTNAAIANVFYWTNRIHDVQYRYGFDEVAGNFQVNNFGLGGAGSDDLRAEVQDGGGLNNANFLTLSDGTRPRMQMFLWNQTNPRRDGSLDAGIIVHEYGHGISTRQVGGPANVLCLFNDQQPGEGLSDWWALVYTARPGDTPEMPRGIATYVLGDPADGDGIRTQRYSTDDSVNDHTYESINGMAVPHGVGEVWAQAAWEVYWRLVEQYGFDPDLANATGGAGNQRMMLYVNEGMKFTACSPTFTDVRDGIIQAAVNLHGGEDVCTLWQGFADFGLGVDAVSGGPSSTTPTNGFDIPANCQPGPRMLEPEPYSTLPGSDVTFAWESNGVAVEEYELWVGTSPGTSNLFESGSLGTSLTVQVEGLPRNGSTLYVRLRYRLGGSWSFKDFSYKAPVSDPAMVSPPPGTELPGAEVTFEWASNGTNVSSYWLFVGTSVGGSQLFNSGSMSVATTSKVVAGLPTDGSPVHVRLWWLLQGSWKKIDYNYTAWQLPRPALVVPAPGSQLPGAGVTFSWTSDGLPVTHWELWVSSTPGGQELFSSGVTTALSAPVNGLPRDGRTIYARLRFQLDGAWDFEDFQYTADLGAPTMTAPPPGSELSGASALFEWTADGAPVNAWWLYVGSSLGGRDIHDSGNLGAALSRSVSGIPTDGRDLYVRLWHRMALTWTFTDFQYAASPDGGGSEGTPTLTSPSPGSVLPGPTVTFQWEANGAPVTNWWVYIGTTAGSNNVFNSGNLGSTTTSIPVTGLPTNGQDLHLKLFYLLNGAWQSTLFVFPTQNLAPAMTSPAPGTILPGTNVTFSWQAHPDGAPVVDWWLYVGTAQGSTNLFNSGPLGAGATTKSVSGIPTDGRTIYVRLNYKMGGTWSFVDFVFTAANLGRPTITSPIPGSVLPGASVNFTWASAPSGQSPAAWWLQVGSSPGAKNYLDSGNLGATQSLTVSGLPVNGSTIYVRLWYLVNFKWEYSDFVFIAAGP